A genomic region of Deinococcus misasensis DSM 22328 contains the following coding sequences:
- a CDS encoding helix-turn-helix domain-containing protein codes for MISTKTFVDTVTYRPGAVILYPGKSDMLYRVSSGLVRVHTMDDEGNGLTLRYVKPGEYFGEEALSGVDRKYFAEAVTNSSVDVINPALLSAEDTVQVTNHLVNVINRAYENIYRLVGKRLRSRIAAELLELKDTALATKQDNGEILIYATHDELAAAVGSVRETVTKVVGELSREGVIHAGYGRVVLADLNALRDIAAE; via the coding sequence ATGATCTCGACCAAAACTTTTGTAGACACTGTGACTTACCGCCCCGGCGCAGTCATTCTCTATCCCGGAAAATCTGACATGCTGTACCGCGTTTCCAGCGGCCTTGTACGCGTCCACACCATGGACGATGAAGGAAACGGCCTGACCCTGCGCTACGTCAAACCCGGCGAATACTTCGGAGAGGAAGCCCTCTCTGGCGTGGACCGCAAATACTTCGCAGAAGCCGTCACCAACTCCAGCGTGGATGTGATCAACCCTGCGCTCCTCAGCGCAGAAGACACCGTGCAGGTCACCAACCATCTGGTGAACGTCATCAACCGCGCTTACGAAAACATCTACCGCTTGGTGGGCAAACGCCTCAGAAGCCGCATTGCCGCTGAGCTGCTGGAACTCAAAGACACCGCTCTGGCCACCAAACAGGACAATGGCGAAATCCTGATTTACGCCACCCACGACGAACTGGCTGCAGCAGTGGGCTCGGTCCGTGAAACCGTGACCAAAGTGGTCGGCGAACTGTCCAGAGAAGGCGTGATCCATGCCGGATATGGCCGTGTGGTGCTGGCAGACCTGAACGCCCTGCGCGACATCGCAGCAGAGTAA
- a CDS encoding alpha/beta hydrolase family protein, whose amino-acid sequence MTTRHQLIQFPGDQVSLSGTLVLPEASGAYPAVVCVHGSGPEPRAWSMRVAEQFAQQGIAALVYDKRGTGESSGDWTSASYHTLAKDVLGGVKTLKNHPEISKVGLRGVSQGGWVAPLAASLSQNVDFLVLVSPAIMTPAEQELYRVETQMRRAGETEEDIQEALSIYRIFNRAARQNRDLLPIMALYDLLSVKKYMSFGEALPPEPVLLNIFKQWHEVLDLDILPVLESLKIPVLALFGDRDTFVPVPKSSENLRSALKHHPDLTVLHFENGTHFMTDDTSGAPIPEASEKAIQWILERV is encoded by the coding sequence ATGACCACCAGACACCAGTTGATCCAGTTTCCCGGCGATCAGGTTTCCCTTTCCGGCACCCTTGTGCTTCCAGAGGCCTCTGGCGCGTATCCTGCTGTGGTTTGCGTGCATGGATCAGGCCCAGAACCCAGAGCATGGTCCATGCGTGTGGCAGAGCAATTTGCACAACAAGGCATTGCAGCCCTTGTTTATGACAAAAGGGGAACAGGTGAATCCTCAGGAGACTGGACCTCGGCCTCTTACCACACACTGGCCAAAGACGTGCTGGGAGGGGTCAAAACCCTGAAAAACCATCCTGAGATTTCAAAAGTGGGCCTCAGGGGGGTCAGTCAGGGTGGATGGGTGGCCCCTCTGGCCGCTTCCCTGTCACAGAATGTGGATTTTCTGGTGCTGGTCTCCCCTGCCATCATGACCCCAGCAGAACAGGAACTGTACCGGGTGGAAACCCAGATGCGCAGGGCAGGCGAAACAGAAGAAGACATTCAGGAGGCCCTGTCCATTTACCGGATTTTCAACAGGGCAGCAAGGCAAAACCGGGACCTGCTGCCCATCATGGCCCTTTACGACCTGCTTTCGGTCAAGAAATACATGTCTTTTGGAGAGGCGTTGCCCCCAGAGCCTGTGCTCCTGAACATCTTTAAACAGTGGCATGAAGTGCTGGACCTCGACATTCTTCCTGTGCTGGAGAGTCTCAAGATTCCCGTGCTGGCCCTTTTTGGAGACAGAGACACTTTTGTGCCTGTGCCAAAAAGCAGTGAAAACCTGCGATCTGCGTTAAAACATCACCCTGATCTGACCGTGCTGCATTTTGAAAACGGCACCCACTTCATGACCGATGACACCTCCGGAGCCCCCATTCCCGAGGCCTCCGAAAAAGCCATCCAGTGGATTCTGGAACGGGTTTAA
- a CDS encoding helix-turn-helix domain-containing protein: MQPFQSRIENLLKLLSQDLGKPVHGPEMVHKMQLSQEHSIRMFEQAYRETPAAFRKRLTLERAAYCLGRTDQSITSIALDAGYGSLESFTRAFKRAFQVSPSAYRATETPSFWLPAENGIHYEPQVIRKEKIDLDLIDLLFQHDFWLTSRMLEAAAKLPDQQLDLAVGKMEVAPYHVPAFSIRDMLSSLISDKEVWLAALYGQSQTDHSDMSVQGLKTRAEKAALDFMAFARTIKEKGEWHVEFVDAVCTPPETFTFRGILAHVITFSAIKRQHLLDAFRTLGIDLGTNDPILFERQ, encoded by the coding sequence ATGCAACCGTTCCAGTCGCGCATCGAAAACCTGCTGAAGTTGCTGTCTCAGGACCTTGGAAAGCCTGTGCATGGACCCGAGATGGTCCACAAAATGCAGCTTTCACAGGAGCACAGCATCCGCATGTTTGAGCAGGCATACCGGGAGACTCCAGCTGCTTTTCGCAAAAGGTTGACGCTGGAAAGGGCTGCATATTGTCTGGGACGGACGGACCAGAGCATCACCAGCATTGCTCTAGATGCGGGTTATGGATCTCTAGAATCCTTCACCCGTGCCTTCAAGAGAGCCTTTCAGGTGAGCCCGAGTGCCTACCGGGCCACCGAGACCCCCAGTTTCTGGTTGCCTGCGGAAAATGGCATCCACTATGAACCTCAGGTGATTCGCAAAGAAAAGATCGATCTGGACCTCATCGACCTGCTGTTCCAGCATGATTTCTGGTTGACTTCAAGGATGCTGGAAGCAGCGGCAAAACTGCCAGACCAGCAACTCGATCTTGCAGTGGGAAAAATGGAGGTGGCCCCGTACCATGTGCCTGCATTCAGCATTCGGGACATGCTCAGCAGCCTGATTTCCGACAAAGAAGTCTGGCTGGCCGCCCTGTACGGACAAAGCCAGACCGACCACAGTGACATGAGTGTGCAGGGCCTCAAAACCCGAGCCGAGAAAGCTGCTCTGGACTTCATGGCTTTTGCCCGCACCATCAAAGAAAAAGGGGAGTGGCATGTGGAATTTGTGGATGCGGTGTGCACCCCTCCAGAGACCTTCACGTTTCGGGGCATTCTGGCCCATGTGATCACCTTCAGTGCCATCAAACGCCAGCACCTGCTGGACGCTTTCAGAACGCTGGGGATCGACCTCGGGACCAACGATCCCATTTTGTTTGAGCGGCAATAA
- a CDS encoding ABC transporter permease subunit, whose protein sequence is MTQAVKKQGILDNPQIASLIVLMYTAITSTLMLTVATQVNNLAQAMFFAAFLGTVVLTFKSKAHTWAKILSLAPALMIVMPIVGLRNEFLLEVVLQIVIYAALALGLNIVVGLAGLLDLGYVAFFAVGAYTWGIFGSAQLGRITGAGGEGLDGNWFWLFLALAVILAILVGVLIGLPVLKLKGDYLAIVTLGLGEVIRVFANNLTPITNGPNGVLGINPPHITWFSGLLSPIIDRFGLTEPQVFALFLYFLVLVIIGIIILFNLRLDQSHIGRNWIAIREDEIAAQAMGVPLVRTKLIAFATGASFAGVMGAVFAIKQTAVSPEDFTFFQSIGVLVMVILGGMGSIPGVIVGAMAVTWLQLDFLKSLSEYLQSLPAFQGNSTFDPAKYERLFFGLLLILMMLFRPQGLLPAVRKHIKIPDAATVGAAKTNQGVK, encoded by the coding sequence ATGACGCAAGCTGTCAAAAAACAAGGCATTCTGGACAATCCGCAGATCGCTTCTCTGATCGTGCTGATGTACACCGCCATCACCAGCACCCTGATGCTGACTGTGGCCACCCAGGTCAACAACCTCGCACAGGCCATGTTCTTTGCTGCCTTCCTGGGCACCGTGGTCCTGACTTTCAAAAGCAAAGCACACACCTGGGCCAAAATCCTCTCTCTGGCTCCAGCCCTGATGATCGTGATGCCCATCGTGGGCCTGCGCAACGAGTTCTTGCTGGAAGTGGTGCTCCAGATCGTGATTTACGCCGCTCTGGCACTGGGTCTCAACATTGTGGTGGGTCTGGCCGGTCTGCTGGACCTTGGATATGTGGCCTTCTTCGCAGTGGGCGCTTACACCTGGGGGATTTTTGGTTCTGCCCAGCTGGGACGCATCACCGGTGCAGGGGGCGAAGGTCTGGACGGCAACTGGTTCTGGCTCTTCCTTGCTCTGGCTGTGATTCTGGCCATTCTGGTGGGTGTTTTGATCGGTCTGCCCGTTTTGAAACTCAAAGGCGATTACCTTGCCATTGTGACACTCGGGCTGGGTGAAGTGATCCGCGTGTTCGCCAACAACCTGACCCCCATCACCAACGGACCCAACGGGGTGCTCGGGATCAACCCGCCCCACATCACCTGGTTCTCTGGCTTGCTGAGCCCCATCATTGACCGGTTCGGCCTGACAGAACCCCAGGTGTTCGCACTGTTCCTGTACTTCCTCGTGCTGGTGATCATCGGCATCATCATCCTGTTCAACCTGCGCCTCGACCAGAGCCACATTGGCCGCAACTGGATTGCCATCCGTGAAGACGAGATTGCTGCTCAGGCCATGGGTGTGCCTCTGGTCCGCACCAAGCTGATTGCCTTTGCCACTGGTGCAAGCTTTGCTGGGGTGATGGGTGCCGTGTTCGCCATCAAACAAACCGCTGTTTCTCCTGAAGATTTCACTTTCTTCCAGTCCATCGGTGTGCTGGTGATGGTGATTCTCGGGGGCATGGGCAGCATTCCCGGCGTGATTGTGGGAGCCATGGCCGTGACCTGGCTGCAACTGGACTTCCTGAAATCCCTCTCAGAGTACCTGCAGAGCCTGCCTGCTTTTCAGGGCAACAGCACCTTTGATCCCGCCAAATACGAGCGTCTGTTCTTCGGTTTGCTCTTGATCCTGATGATGCTGTTCCGTCCTCAAGGCCTGTTGCCTGCCGTTCGCAAGCACATCAAAATTCCTGATGCTGCCACAGTGGGAGCCGCCAAAACCAATCAGGGGGTCAAATAA
- a CDS encoding ABC transporter ATP-binding protein, with the protein MLLSVENLRKTFGGLVAVNDVTFQVPERSIISVIGPNGAGKTTFFNMITGIYQPDRGTINLAGKDLVGLKPDEVTVAGIARTFQNIRLFPSMTAVENILVARNVRMKVGFLDALFHTPNFKRQEKEALDAALTLLDFVGLRRAANEGATDLPYGDQRRLEIARALATNPKLILLDEPAAGMNPRETEELKDLIRRIRDDLGVTVVLIEHDMRLVMSISEKITVLDYGTKIAEGLPETIRTNPKVREAYLGRGHAAGEKRGGA; encoded by the coding sequence ATGCTTCTGTCTGTCGAAAACCTCCGCAAGACCTTCGGGGGTCTGGTGGCCGTCAACGATGTGACTTTTCAGGTGCCAGAGCGCAGCATCATCAGCGTGATTGGACCGAACGGTGCCGGAAAAACCACCTTCTTCAACATGATCACTGGCATTTACCAGCCGGATCGCGGAACCATCAACCTTGCAGGGAAAGACCTTGTTGGCCTGAAACCCGATGAAGTGACGGTGGCAGGCATTGCCCGCACCTTCCAGAACATCCGTCTGTTCCCCAGCATGACCGCCGTGGAAAACATTCTGGTGGCCCGCAATGTGCGCATGAAAGTGGGCTTTCTGGACGCCCTGTTTCACACCCCCAATTTCAAGCGTCAGGAAAAAGAGGCTCTGGATGCTGCCCTGACCCTGCTGGACTTTGTGGGTCTGCGCCGCGCAGCCAACGAAGGGGCCACCGACCTGCCTTACGGGGACCAGCGCCGTCTGGAAATTGCCCGTGCTCTGGCCACCAACCCCAAATTGATCCTGCTCGACGAGCCCGCTGCAGGCATGAACCCCAGAGAAACCGAGGAGCTCAAAGACTTGATCCGCCGCATCCGTGACGATCTGGGTGTGACGGTGGTGCTCATCGAGCACGACATGCGTCTAGTGATGAGCATCAGCGAAAAAATCACCGTACTGGATTACGGCACCAAGATCGCAGAAGGCTTGCCCGAAACCATCCGCACCAACCCCAAAGTGCGCGAAGCCTACCTCGGGCGTGGACATGCAGCCGGTGAGAAAAGAGGAGGTGCCTGA
- a CDS encoding class I SAM-dependent methyltransferase: MSFYAALSSVYDQVFPASELQIAFLKKHLSGWVLDVGAGTGTLMLHLSAHVEQVDGLEYSPEMVALAQKKLAGTSNTCIKVGDMRRVKDLFAGPYDCIYCVGNTLPHLQGPLEILEVFRQFYGLLKPSGLLILQTVNFHQVLHQKHLTFPVLSRGDLTFQRTYTLQDGKVLFSGKVEQQGKTLVAEQTQLYPIQQTEMEQLLLEAGFQDLRFWGDFKENPFQQDAGALVVLACKPDQF, encoded by the coding sequence ATGTCCTTCTATGCTGCGTTGTCCTCGGTTTACGATCAGGTTTTTCCTGCTTCTGAGCTGCAAATTGCGTTTCTGAAGAAACACCTCTCTGGTTGGGTGCTGGATGTGGGCGCAGGAACTGGAACCTTGATGTTGCACCTCAGTGCACACGTTGAACAGGTGGACGGACTGGAATACAGTCCAGAGATGGTGGCTCTGGCCCAGAAAAAGCTGGCTGGGACTTCCAACACCTGCATCAAAGTCGGAGACATGCGCCGAGTCAAAGACCTGTTTGCTGGACCTTATGACTGTATATATTGTGTGGGCAACACCTTGCCCCATCTGCAGGGACCACTGGAAATCCTTGAGGTGTTCAGGCAGTTTTATGGTTTGCTGAAACCCTCGGGTTTGTTGATTCTGCAAACCGTCAATTTCCATCAGGTGCTGCACCAAAAACACCTGACTTTTCCGGTGCTCAGCAGGGGAGACTTGACTTTTCAGAGGACCTACACCCTGCAAGACGGCAAGGTGCTGTTCTCTGGAAAAGTCGAGCAGCAAGGCAAAACGTTGGTGGCTGAGCAAACGCAGCTTTACCCGATCCAGCAGACTGAGATGGAACAGTTGCTTCTGGAAGCTGGGTTTCAAGACCTGAGATTTTGGGGAGATTTCAAGGAAAATCCCTTCCAGCAAGATGCCGGGGCTCTGGTGGTGCTGGCCTGCAAGCCAGATCAATTTTGA
- a CDS encoding AAC(3) family N-acetyltransferase, which produces MLHLHRRNKTVHATDVQQALEALGLRGKDHLMAHASLSAFGYVHGGAETFAEALKTSAATVVMPAFTYYTLVWPEPYRTPEWPPHPPGPMGSFHRFSKVSRDIGRVPQALVDDPEALRSQHPALSFVAYGQRAEDVLNAQSLREPYAPAGALYDLAGKVLLMGTDHTSNTSIHYGEYLAGQLELPRFVVQDGRMQETYFPNCSAAFGRIERHLMHKKSVRLGSGNIGLYDVQELIDVTVLLLARNPEALLCHYSGCRCNYVRGLLKYHAISPRSHQPKVQ; this is translated from the coding sequence GTGCTCCACCTGCACCGCCGCAACAAAACCGTCCATGCCACCGATGTCCAGCAGGCTCTGGAAGCCCTCGGTCTTCGGGGCAAAGACCACCTCATGGCCCATGCTTCTTTGAGTGCATTTGGTTACGTGCATGGCGGCGCAGAAACCTTTGCTGAAGCCCTCAAAACCAGTGCTGCCACCGTGGTGATGCCTGCGTTCACCTATTACACGCTGGTCTGGCCCGAGCCGTACCGCACCCCAGAGTGGCCCCCCCATCCTCCCGGTCCGATGGGTTCTTTTCACCGGTTTTCGAAGGTGTCCCGTGACATTGGTCGGGTGCCTCAGGCTCTGGTGGATGACCCCGAGGCCCTGCGCAGCCAGCATCCTGCCCTCAGTTTCGTGGCTTATGGCCAGAGGGCCGAGGATGTCCTGAATGCCCAGTCCCTGCGTGAGCCGTATGCGCCAGCAGGTGCGCTTTACGATCTGGCAGGCAAAGTGCTGTTGATGGGCACGGACCACACCTCCAACACCAGCATCCACTATGGCGAATACCTCGCAGGGCAACTCGAATTGCCCCGTTTTGTGGTGCAGGACGGCAGGATGCAGGAAACCTATTTTCCCAACTGCTCTGCAGCTTTTGGTCGAATTGAACGCCACCTGATGCACAAAAAGAGTGTGCGTCTGGGATCAGGGAACATTGGCCTGTACGATGTGCAGGAACTGATTGATGTGACGGTCCTGCTGCTGGCCAGAAATCCCGAGGCTTTGCTGTGCCACTACTCGGGTTGCCGCTGCAATTATGTGCGGGGTCTGCTGAAGTATCACGCCATTTCGCCAAGAAGCCATCAGCCAAAAGTGCAATGA
- the glnA gene encoding type I glutamate--ammonia ligase, whose amino-acid sequence MAYTRESILQALKNDNVQFLRLQFTDILGIVKNIEVPSSQFEKALNGEVMFDGSSIEGFTRIEESDMLLKPDLGTFLIFPKFSHEEHERGKVARLICDVALPDGTPFEGDPRYVLKRQIARAKKLGFELFAGPEPEFFLFEQTEDGKPSTKVNDQAGYFDLAPIDKGERIRREITNKLVEMGFEIEAAHHEVAPGQHEIDFRYAPAMETADNISTFKFVVKRVALEYGLLASFLPKPVAGISGSGMHVHLSLFKNGKNAFYDEKAEHQLSATALYFIGGLLEHADAMCAITNPLVNSYKRLVPGYEAPVNIAWSTSNRSAMVRIPARRGAGTRAELRMPDPACNPYLALAVMLAAGLDGIEKQLEPAPAIQRNIYHMTVREKRKHKIRELPGDLNQAVDALERSEVMIECLGQHVMEHFVEAKRQEWREYSAVVHQWELDTYLTNY is encoded by the coding sequence ATGGCATACACCAGAGAGAGCATCCTGCAGGCCCTCAAAAACGACAACGTTCAATTTTTGCGCTTGCAATTCACCGACATTCTGGGCATCGTCAAGAACATTGAGGTGCCTTCCAGCCAGTTTGAAAAAGCCCTCAATGGCGAGGTGATGTTCGATGGTTCTTCCATCGAGGGGTTCACCCGCATTGAAGAATCGGACATGCTGCTCAAACCCGACCTGGGCACCTTCCTGATTTTTCCCAAGTTCAGCCACGAGGAGCATGAACGGGGCAAAGTGGCCCGTTTGATTTGCGATGTGGCCCTGCCAGACGGCACCCCTTTTGAGGGGGATCCCCGTTATGTGCTCAAACGCCAGATCGCCCGGGCCAAGAAATTGGGTTTTGAACTGTTCGCTGGTCCAGAGCCAGAATTCTTCCTGTTTGAGCAGACCGAAGATGGCAAACCCAGCACCAAAGTGAACGATCAGGCCGGTTACTTTGACCTGGCCCCCATCGACAAAGGTGAACGCATCCGCCGTGAAATCACCAACAAACTGGTGGAAATGGGCTTTGAAATTGAAGCTGCCCACCACGAAGTGGCTCCCGGCCAACACGAGATTGATTTCCGTTATGCCCCTGCCATGGAAACCGCCGACAACATCTCCACCTTCAAATTTGTGGTGAAACGGGTGGCTCTGGAGTATGGTTTGCTGGCCAGCTTTTTACCCAAACCGGTGGCTGGCATCAGTGGAAGCGGCATGCACGTGCACCTCAGCCTGTTCAAGAACGGCAAAAATGCCTTCTATGACGAGAAAGCAGAACATCAGCTTTCTGCCACAGCCCTGTACTTCATTGGTGGCCTTTTGGAGCATGCCGATGCCATGTGCGCCATCACCAACCCTCTGGTGAACAGTTACAAGCGTCTGGTCCCCGGATATGAAGCGCCGGTCAACATCGCTTGGAGCACCTCCAACCGTTCTGCAATGGTCAGGATTCCTGCACGCAGAGGGGCCGGAACCCGAGCCGAGCTGCGCATGCCCGATCCTGCCTGCAACCCTTATCTGGCTCTGGCCGTGATGCTGGCTGCCGGACTGGACGGCATCGAGAAGCAACTGGAGCCCGCCCCGGCCATCCAGAGGAACATTTACCACATGACCGTGCGTGAAAAACGCAAGCACAAAATCCGTGAATTGCCCGGCGACCTGAATCAGGCCGTGGACGCCCTGGAGCGCAGCGAAGTGATGATTGAGTGCCTCGGGCAGCATGTGATGGAACACTTTGTGGAAGCCAAACGTCAGGAATGGCGTGAATACAGTGCCGTGGTCCACCAGTGGGAACTGGACACCTACCTGACCAACTATTGA
- a CDS encoding branched-chain amino acid ABC transporter permease: MSDLQIWISIFRDGLILGVVYAIIALGYTMVYGVLQLINFAHSEVFATGAVVGYQVLAALNGVEMNGYLKVILAILGAMIFSGLLNILIERLAYRPLRGAPKLVPLITAIGVSFLLQDSLRMFINLKEQTDRLSYPSVLGTEKILGLNPTDVLLFVVAALMLLVLNYMVNYTKLGTAIRAVAQDQQTARLMGINTNNIIALTFFIGGALGGAAGVLWGVKFTQVDGYIGIIPGIKAFTAAVLGGIGSIPGAVVGGLVLGFLENLIGAISIFGVKMSFSTNGFVQSIGNVLMNVGVQWKDVGAFMVLIIILIFKPAGLLGKATTEKV; this comes from the coding sequence ATGAGCGACTTACAAATCTGGATCTCGATTTTTCGAGACGGGCTGATTCTGGGCGTGGTCTACGCCATCATTGCACTCGGATACACCATGGTGTACGGGGTGCTGCAACTCATCAACTTCGCCCACTCAGAGGTTTTTGCCACTGGGGCCGTGGTGGGGTATCAAGTGCTTGCCGCCTTGAATGGCGTGGAGATGAACGGTTACCTGAAGGTCATTCTGGCCATTCTGGGCGCCATGATCTTCTCTGGTCTGCTGAACATCTTGATTGAACGGCTGGCTTACAGGCCGCTCAGGGGAGCACCCAAACTGGTGCCACTGATCACGGCCATTGGGGTCAGTTTCTTGCTGCAAGACTCCTTGCGCATGTTCATCAACCTCAAAGAGCAAACCGACCGTCTGTCTTATCCCTCTGTGCTGGGCACCGAAAAAATTCTGGGTTTGAACCCCACCGACGTGCTGCTGTTCGTGGTGGCCGCCCTGATGCTGCTGGTCCTCAACTACATGGTGAACTACACCAAACTGGGAACCGCCATCCGTGCCGTGGCACAGGACCAGCAAACCGCCCGTCTGATGGGCATCAACACCAACAACATCATCGCACTGACCTTCTTCATTGGGGGTGCACTCGGTGGTGCTGCGGGGGTGCTCTGGGGCGTCAAATTCACCCAGGTGGACGGCTACATCGGCATCATTCCCGGCATCAAAGCCTTCACGGCCGCTGTGCTCGGGGGCATCGGCAGCATTCCTGGCGCAGTGGTCGGCGGACTGGTGCTGGGCTTCCTGGAAAACCTGATCGGAGCCATCTCGATCTTCGGGGTGAAGATGTCCTTCTCCACCAACGGTTTCGTCCAGAGCATCGGCAATGTGCTGATGAATGTGGGCGTGCAGTGGAAAGACGTCGGCGCTTTCATGGTGCTGATCATCATCCTGATTTTCAAACCCGCTGGTCTGCTCGGCAAGGCCACCACCGAGAAGGTATAA
- a CDS encoding SDR family oxidoreductase encodes MQTLNGKVALVTGATRGAGRAIAIELGRAGATVYVTGRTTRAHTSEIGRKETIEDTAEAIIQNGGQAIAVQVDHTSPTQVEALIQRISRASGRLDILINDVWGGDHLTQWVKFWEHDLGNGLKLLDNAVKSHIITSFYVAPLMVQQKAGLIIEITDGITEKYRGSLFYDLAKVAVNRLAFAQGAELAEHGITALALSPGFLRSEAMLDHFGVTEENWRDAVAQEPHFIASETPYYLARAVVALASDPHIHEKNGGRYATWNLYQEYGFTDLDGTQPDWGRHAREHLGIDAG; translated from the coding sequence ATGCAAACCTTGAACGGAAAAGTCGCACTGGTCACCGGAGCCACCCGTGGAGCAGGACGGGCCATCGCCATTGAACTCGGGCGGGCAGGAGCCACGGTTTATGTGACCGGGCGGACCACCCGAGCCCACACTTCAGAAATTGGACGCAAAGAGACCATTGAGGACACTGCAGAGGCCATCATTCAGAACGGAGGTCAGGCCATTGCGGTGCAAGTGGACCACACCTCACCAACACAGGTGGAAGCCCTGATTCAGCGCATCTCCAGAGCATCAGGCAGACTGGACATCCTGATCAATGATGTGTGGGGCGGCGATCACCTCACCCAGTGGGTGAAATTCTGGGAACATGACCTTGGAAATGGCCTGAAACTGCTCGACAATGCTGTGAAAAGCCACATCATCACCAGCTTTTATGTGGCTCCCCTGATGGTCCAGCAAAAAGCTGGACTGATCATCGAAATCACCGACGGCATCACTGAAAAATACCGGGGCAGCCTGTTCTACGATCTGGCAAAAGTGGCTGTGAACCGTCTGGCTTTCGCACAGGGTGCAGAACTGGCCGAGCATGGCATCACCGCTCTGGCATTGTCTCCGGGTTTCCTGCGTTCAGAAGCCATGCTGGACCACTTCGGCGTGACCGAAGAAAATTGGCGTGATGCGGTTGCACAAGAGCCCCATTTCATCGCTTCGGAAACCCCGTACTATCTGGCACGGGCAGTGGTGGCTCTGGCCTCGGATCCGCACATCCATGAAAAGAATGGTGGCCGTTACGCCACCTGGAATCTGTATCAGGAGTATGGTTTTACCGATCTGGACGGCACACAGCCAGACTGGGGCCGTCATGCCAGAGAACACCTCGGGATCGATGCGGGTTAA